One stretch of Kogia breviceps isolate mKogBre1 chromosome 18, mKogBre1 haplotype 1, whole genome shotgun sequence DNA includes these proteins:
- the PEG3 gene encoding paternally-expressed gene 3 protein isoform X2 codes for MYEPEDDSSSDAHGEGSMSRKAAESPPPHAACCSDRDWDQDWDRDWEPAREREHRRGRSRDREFRARWPYARSPSSRFHQRDLSLPLMEKVAFAKEREHKRRDSVMDYETRSQDAVSYQDVVALTEDRKPQNPVQDNMENYRKLLSLGVQLAEDDGHSHMTQGHSSRSKRSAYPSTSRGLKSMPETKKSAHRRGICEDESSHGVIMEKFIKDVSRNSRSGRAREPGDRLQRFPRRPDSDWKEVPFNKRESVIQERGHEGNAFGGGGFNLNSNLVSRKRVVERKRRYHFDTDGKGSVHGRRGGARKRPFERSEVRKAASGSGLSAPPVPQSQPFDFGATPYVCDECGRSFSVISGFVEHQITHTRENLYEYGESFLHSVAVSEVQKRQAGGKRFECKECGESFNKSAALAEHRKMHARDCLAGRKAEESEEHFMPSPTFRELQKIYGKDKFYECRVCKETFLHSSALIEHQKTHGRDDKGNERGGAFKPSPVPNELQKMYGKEKMYECKVCGETFHHSASLKEHHRIHTRGNPFENKGKVCEETFIPGQSLKRRQKTYPTEKAYDFKDGGDAFRQNSDLIEHQRVHSRKNLFEGRGYEKPVIHSVSFPESQKSHTITRPPEDEDDEKAFTVSSSPDDSREAPSYERNPYERSFIHSSAFSGAQKSHGKPRVIAEATIRSSGATEHQKAHAGESTSERKGYERSVIHSLAAFKPPRGRGGSELLGCDEQRECSAFLAGPCGQPQETPARESPWAGAPNSVFKGSVGHGASHGAVHDSLAGEGPSGWKQDGGPPAPRPAVREHHQKARAKKKNIERRIHEASVIRALRCGEPQMRRPREKFHGCPQCAESFGRSSDLTEHQQIHDRKRLCGGENYMRSVIRSSAATEPQSGYAGQSVHTAYAGPPAQTSYAEAPAQTSYSEPPAQTSYAEPPAQTSYAEPPAQTSYAEPPAQTSYAEPPAQTSYAEAPAQTSYAEAPAQTSYAEAPAQTSYAEPPAQTSYAEPPAQTSYSEPPAQTSYSEPPAQTSYAEPPAQTSYSEPPAQTSYSEPPAQTSYSEPPAQTSYAEAPAQTSYAEAPAQTSCPEPPAQTSYAEAPAQTSYAEAPAQASYAAAPAQTSCPEAPAQTSCPEAPAQTSYAEAPAQASYAAAPAQTSCPEAPAQTSYAAAPAQTGCPEAPAQTSYAEQPVRNECKDCGECFATVEELGIHQKIYAREKFHGGELFGDSVIQGVGLDGLRQEGPDEPDEAEDTIYGCKDCGLGFADRTDLKDHQKVHGREYLVDSREDARSVTRPRSVSEDQRDHIGEQLYECPACGESFVHSSFLFEHQKIHEQDQVYGPRRYDEPFMQPLVISPQRPRAPQKSPPAGTSLQCQVCGRDFIHGSVLNEHMRVHAGDSLLEQGQGSTDAVSPGSAPTDLQRDQAKDKHHECKTCGESFLSQADLREHVRIHEKDEPYDYGATFVHTSFLTEPPKRDSPFYECKDCGKSFIHNTVLTKHQKLHLEEEEAAAAAQEVEANVLVPREVLRIQGSNVEAAEPEVEAAEPEVEAAEPNVEAAEPNGEAEGPEGEAAEPNGEAGQPNGEAEQPNGDADEPDGAGIEDPEERAEEPEGDADEPDGAGIEDPEEEGDGQEIQVEEPYYDCRECGETFTSNSAYGEHLKTHARVIIFEPGSVYGESSHYTEHASTSSSDSGRADDKYFKCDVCGQVFTDRLSLARHQNTHTG; via the exons ATGTACGAACCGGAAG ACGACAGCAGCAGTGACGCCCACGGCGAAGGCAGCATGAGCCGGAAGGCAGCAGAGTCCCCGCCACCACACGCCGCCTGCTGCA GTGACCGGGACTGGGACCAGGACTGGGACCGAGACTGGGAGCCAGCCCGCGAGCGGGAGCACCGGAGGGGCCGAAGCAGGGACCGCGAGTTCCGGGCCCGCTGGCCGTACGCCCGGAGCCCCAGCAGCA GGTTTCATCAGCGGGATCTTTCCCTCCCTCTGATGGAGAAAGTGGCTTTTGCAAAGGAAAGAGAGCACAAGCGTCGGGACTCCGTGATGGATTATGAGACGAGATCGCAG GATGCGGTGTCGTACCAGGATGTGGTGGCCCTCACCGAGGACCGGAAGCCCCAGAACCCGGTTCAGGACAACATGGAGAACTACCGGAAGCTGCTCTCACTGG GGGTTCAGCTTGCCGAGGACGATGGCCACTCGCACATGACCCAGGGCCACTCGTCAAGGTCAAAGAGAAGTGCCTACCCGAGCACCAGTCGAG GTCTGAAAAGTATGCCTGAAACCAAAAAGTCAGCCCATCGGCGGGGGATCTGTGAAGATGAATCTTCCCACGGGGTGATAATGGAAAAGTTCATCAAGGACGTTTCGCGCAACTCCAGATCAGGAAGGGCAAGGGAACCCGGCGATCGGCTGCAGAGGTTCCCCAGGAGGCCAGACAGTGACTGGAAGGAAGTTCCATTCAACAAGAGGGAGTCAGTGATTCAGGAAAGGGGCCATGAAGGGAATGCCTTTGGGGGAGGAGGCTTTAATCTGAACTCAAACCTTGTTTCCAGAAAGAGAGTTGTTGAGAGAAAAAGGCGCTATCATTTTGACACAGACGGGAAGGGCTCCGTGCACGGTCGGAGAGGTGGCGCAAGGAAGCGGCCCTTCGAGCGCAGCGAGGTGAGGAAGGCCGCGAGTGGGAGCGGCCTTAGCGCGCCGCCCGTCCCCCAGTCGCAGCCCTTCGACTTCGGGGCGACGCCCTATGTGTGTGATGAGTGCGGGAGGTCCTTCAGTGTGATTTCGGGGTTTGTGGAGCATCAGATCACGCACACCAGGGAGAATCTGTATGAGTACGGCGAGTCCTTTCTTCATAGTGTGGCCGTCAGTGAGGTTCAGAAAAGGCAGGCGGGAGGGAAACGCTTTGAATGTAAGGAGTGTGGGGAAAGCTTCAATAAGAGCGCCGCCCTGGCCGAGCATCGGAAAATGCACGCTAGAGATTGCCTTGCGGGGCGTAAGGCCGAGGAGTCCGAGGAGCACTTCATGCCCAGCCCAACCTTCCGTGAGCTCCAGAAGATATACGGGAAAGATAAGTTCTATGAATGCCGGGTGTGCAAGGAAACCTTCCTTCATAGTTCCGCCCTGATCGAGCACCAGAAAACCCACGGCCGGGATGACAAAGGGAACGAGCGTGGGGGAGCCTTCAAACCCAGCCCGGTGCCTAACGAGCTTCAGAAGATGTATGGGAAAGAGAAAATGTACGAGTGCAAGGTGTGCGGGGAGACCTTCCATCACAGCGCGTCCCTGAAAGAGCACCACAGGATCCACACCCGAGGAAACCCGTTTGAAAACAAGGGCAAAGTGTGTGAGGAAACCTTCATTCCCGGTCAGTCCCTTAAAAGACGCCAGAAAACCTACCCAACAGAGAAGGCCTACGACTTCAAAGATGGCGGGGATGCCTTTAGGCAGAACTCAGACCTCATCGAGCATCAGAGAGTTCATTCTCGGAAGAACCTCTTTGAAGGCCGGGGCTACGAGAAGCCTGTCATTCACAGTGTGTCCTTCCCCGAATCTCAGAAGAGTCACACTATAACAAGGCCACCCGAGGACGAGGACGACGAGAAAGCATTCACTGTCAGCTCCAGTCCTGACGACAGCCGGGAAGCCCCGTCCTACGAGAGGAACCCCTATGAGAGGTCTTTCATTCACAGCTCAGCCTTCTCGGGGGCTCAGAAAAGTCACGGCAAACCGAGAGTGATAGCGGAGGCGACCATTCGGAGCTCAGGTGCCACGGAACATCAGAAAGCCCACGCTGGGGAGAGTACGTCTGAAAGAAAGGGGTACGAGAGGTCCGTCATCCACAGCCTAGCCGCTTTCAAGCCGCCCCGTGGCCGCGGTGGAAGTGAGCTCCTGGGCTGTGATGAGCAGCGGGAGTGCTCCGCTTTCCTCGCGGGCCCTTGTGGGCAGCCTCAGGAGACCCCCGCCCGAGAGAGCCCCTGGGCAGGGGCTCCGAACAGCGTCTTCAAGGGCTCTGTTGGCCACGGCGCGTCGCACGGCGCAGTTCACGACAGTCTCGCTGGGGAGGGCCCCAGTGGGTGGAAGCAGGATGGTGGGCCGCCTGCTCCCAGGCCAGCTGTGCGCGAGCATCATCAGAAGGCTCGCGCTAAGAAGAAGAACATCGAGCGCAGAATTCACGAGGCCTCCGTAATCCGTGCCCTGCGCTGCGGCGAGCCGCAGATGCGTCGCCCGAGAGAGAAGTTCCATGGGTGCCCGCAGTGTGCAGAGTCCTTTGGGCGCAGCTCCGACCTCACTGAGCATCAGCAGATTCATGACAGGAAGCGGCTCTGTGGCGGTGAGAACTACATGCGGTCTGTCATCCGCAGCTCAGCCGCCACTGAGCCTCAGAGCGGTTACGCGGGCCAGTCGGTGCACACAGCTTATGCAGGACCACCCGCCCAGACCAGTTACGCCGAAGCGCCAGCTCAGACCAGTTACTCTGAACCACCAGCTCAGACCAGTTACGCTGAACCGCCAGCTCAGACCAGTTACGCTGAACCACCCGCTCAGACCAGTTACGCTGAACCGCCAGCTCAGACCAGTTACGCTGAACCACCCGCTCAGACCAGTTACGCCGAAGCACCCGCTCAGACCAGTTACGCCGAAGCGCCCGCTCAGACCAGTTACGCCGAAGCGCCAGCTCAGACCAGTTACGCTGAACCACCAGCTCAGACCAGTTACGCTGAACCACCAGCTCAGACCAGTTACTCTGAACCACCAGCTCAGACCAGTTACTCTGAACCACCAGCTCAGACCAGTTACGCTGAACCACCAGCTCAGACCAGTTACTCTGAACCACCAGCTCAGACCAGTTACTCTGAACCACCAGCTCAGACCAGTTACTCTGAACCACCAGCTCAGACCAGTTACGCCGAAGCACCAGCTCAGACCAGTTACGCCGAAGCACCAGCTCAGACCAGTTGCCCTGAACCACCAGCTCAGACCAGTTACGCCGAAGCACCAGCTCAGACCAGTTACGCCGAAGCACCAGCTCAGGCCAGTTACGCTGCAGCACCAGCTCAGACCAGTTGCCCTGAAGCACCAGCTCAGACCAGTTGCCCTGAAGCACCAGCTCAGACCAGTTACGCTGAAGCACCAGCTCAGGCCAGTTACGCTGCAGCACCAGCTCAGACCAGTTGCCCTGAAGCACCAGCTCAGACCAGTTACGCTGCAGCACCAGCTCAGACCGGTTGCCCTGAAGCACCAGCTCAGACCAGTTACGCTGAGCAGCCAGTCCGCAATGAATGTAAGGATTGTGGGGAGTGTTTTGCCACCGTCGAGGAGCTTGGCATACATCAGAAAATCTATGCCCGAGAGAAATTCCATGGTGGGGAGCTGTTTGGAGACTCTGTGATTCAGGGTGTGGGCCTTGATGGACTTCGGCAGGAAGGGCCAGACGAGCCGGATGAGGCGGAAGACACCATCTATGGGTGTAAGGACTGCGGGCTGGGCTTCGCGGATCGCACAGACCTCAAGGACCATCAGAAAGTTCACGGCAGAGAGTACCTCGTCGACAGCCGCGAGGACGCGCGTTCTGTGACGCGCCCCCGTTCTGTCAGTGAGGATCAGAGAGATCACATCGGAGAGCAGCTCTATGAGTGCCCAGCGTGTGGGGAGTCTTTCGTTCATAGCTCCTTCCTTTTCGAGCATCAGAAGATCCACGAGCAAGACCAGGTTTATGGCCCCAGGAGGTACGATGAGCCCTTTATGCAGCCCTTGGTCATTAGCCCGCAGCGGCCTCGCGCCCCACAGAAGAGTCCTCCTGCTGGGACATCCCTGCAGTGCCAAGTGTGCGGACGAGACTTCATCCACGGCTCCGTCCTTAACGAACACATGAGAGTCCACGCTGGAGACAGCCTGCTGGAGCAGGGCCAGGGAAGCACCGATGCGGTCAGCCCAGGCTCGGCCCCCACAGACCTTCAGAGAGACCAGGCCAAGGACAAGCACCACGAGTGTAAGACCTGTGGAGAATCCTTCCTCAGCCAGGCAGACCTTCGGGAGCACGTGAGGATTCACGAGAAGGATGAGCCCTATGACTACGGGGCCACCTTCGTCCACACCTCCTTCCTCACCGAGCCCCCCAAGAGAGATTCACCCTTCTATGAGTGCAAGGACTGCGGGAAGTCCTTCATCCACAACACAGTCCTCACGAAGCATCAGAAGCTGCACCTCgaggaagaggaagcagcagCCGCCGCCCAGGAAGTGGAAGCCAACGTCCTCGTCCCACGGGAAGTTCTGCGGATCCAGGGATCAAATGTGGAGGCTGCAGAGCCGGAGGTGGAGGCTGCAGAGCCAGAGGTGGAGGCCGCCGAGCCCAACGTGGAGGCCGCCGAGCCCAACGGAGAGGCCGAGGGGCCGGAGGGGGAGGCCGCCGAGCCCAACGGGGAGGCCGGACAGCCCAACGGGGAGGCCGAGCAGCCCAACGGGGATGCTGATGAACCGGACGGGGCAGGGATCGAAGACCCAGAGGAAAGAGCCGAAGAGCCGGAGGGAGACGCAGATGAGCCGGACGGTGCAGGGATTGAGGACCCAGAAGAGGAAGGTGACGGCCAGGAGATCCAAGTGGAAGAGCCCTACTATGACTGCAGGGAGTGCGGAGAGACCTTCACCTCCAACTCGGCCTACGGGGAGCACCTGAAAACCCACGCCAGGGTGATAATATTCGAGCCTGGAAGCGTCTACGGGGAAAGCTCCCACTACACCGAGCACGCCAGCACCAGCAGCAGTGACAGCGGCCGGGCTGATGACAAGTACTTCAAGTGTGACGTCTGTGGGCAGGTCTTCACCGACCGCCTGTCCCTGGCCAGGCACCAGAACACACACACCGGCTGA
- the PEG3 gene encoding paternally-expressed gene 3 protein isoform X1 — protein sequence MLPPKYLSATKPKRSWAPNLCELDSDLSQEPDAAIGEAATDSEFFHQRFRNFLYVELVGPRKTLLKLRNLCLDWLQPETRTKEEIIELLVLEQYLTILPEKIKPWVRAKKPENCEKLVTLLENYKEMYEPEDDSSSDAHGEGSMSRKAAESPPPHAACCSDRDWDQDWDRDWEPAREREHRRGRSRDREFRARWPYARSPSSRFHQRDLSLPLMEKVAFAKEREHKRRDSVMDYETRSQDAVSYQDVVALTEDRKPQNPVQDNMENYRKLLSLGVQLAEDDGHSHMTQGHSSRSKRSAYPSTSRGLKSMPETKKSAHRRGICEDESSHGVIMEKFIKDVSRNSRSGRAREPGDRLQRFPRRPDSDWKEVPFNKRESVIQERGHEGNAFGGGGFNLNSNLVSRKRVVERKRRYHFDTDGKGSVHGRRGGARKRPFERSEVRKAASGSGLSAPPVPQSQPFDFGATPYVCDECGRSFSVISGFVEHQITHTRENLYEYGESFLHSVAVSEVQKRQAGGKRFECKECGESFNKSAALAEHRKMHARDCLAGRKAEESEEHFMPSPTFRELQKIYGKDKFYECRVCKETFLHSSALIEHQKTHGRDDKGNERGGAFKPSPVPNELQKMYGKEKMYECKVCGETFHHSASLKEHHRIHTRGNPFENKGKVCEETFIPGQSLKRRQKTYPTEKAYDFKDGGDAFRQNSDLIEHQRVHSRKNLFEGRGYEKPVIHSVSFPESQKSHTITRPPEDEDDEKAFTVSSSPDDSREAPSYERNPYERSFIHSSAFSGAQKSHGKPRVIAEATIRSSGATEHQKAHAGESTSERKGYERSVIHSLAAFKPPRGRGGSELLGCDEQRECSAFLAGPCGQPQETPARESPWAGAPNSVFKGSVGHGASHGAVHDSLAGEGPSGWKQDGGPPAPRPAVREHHQKARAKKKNIERRIHEASVIRALRCGEPQMRRPREKFHGCPQCAESFGRSSDLTEHQQIHDRKRLCGGENYMRSVIRSSAATEPQSGYAGQSVHTAYAGPPAQTSYAEAPAQTSYSEPPAQTSYAEPPAQTSYAEPPAQTSYAEPPAQTSYAEPPAQTSYAEAPAQTSYAEAPAQTSYAEAPAQTSYAEPPAQTSYAEPPAQTSYSEPPAQTSYSEPPAQTSYAEPPAQTSYSEPPAQTSYSEPPAQTSYSEPPAQTSYAEAPAQTSYAEAPAQTSCPEPPAQTSYAEAPAQTSYAEAPAQASYAAAPAQTSCPEAPAQTSCPEAPAQTSYAEAPAQASYAAAPAQTSCPEAPAQTSYAAAPAQTGCPEAPAQTSYAEQPVRNECKDCGECFATVEELGIHQKIYAREKFHGGELFGDSVIQGVGLDGLRQEGPDEPDEAEDTIYGCKDCGLGFADRTDLKDHQKVHGREYLVDSREDARSVTRPRSVSEDQRDHIGEQLYECPACGESFVHSSFLFEHQKIHEQDQVYGPRRYDEPFMQPLVISPQRPRAPQKSPPAGTSLQCQVCGRDFIHGSVLNEHMRVHAGDSLLEQGQGSTDAVSPGSAPTDLQRDQAKDKHHECKTCGESFLSQADLREHVRIHEKDEPYDYGATFVHTSFLTEPPKRDSPFYECKDCGKSFIHNTVLTKHQKLHLEEEEAAAAAQEVEANVLVPREVLRIQGSNVEAAEPEVEAAEPEVEAAEPNVEAAEPNGEAEGPEGEAAEPNGEAGQPNGEAEQPNGDADEPDGAGIEDPEERAEEPEGDADEPDGAGIEDPEEEGDGQEIQVEEPYYDCRECGETFTSNSAYGEHLKTHARVIIFEPGSVYGESSHYTEHASTSSSDSGRADDKYFKCDVCGQVFTDRLSLARHQNTHTG from the exons ATGCTGCCTCCAAAGTACTTGTCTGCCACCAAACCCAAGAGGTCTTGGGCCCCAAATCTGTGTGAGCTAGACAGTGACTTGTCTCAGGAGCCGGATGCCGCCATAGGAGAAGCCGCCACTGACTCTGAATTCTTTCATCAGAGGTTTCGGAACTTCCTCTACGTGGAACTTGTCGGGCCTCGGAAGACCCTGCTCAAACTCCGAAACCTCTGCCTCGATTGGTTGCAGCCGGAGACTCGCACCAAGGAGGAGATTATCGAGCTCTTGGTCCTCGAGCAGTACCTGACCATCCTTCCAGAAAAGATCAAGCCTTGGGTGCGTGCAAAAAAGCCGGAGAACTGCGAGAAGCTCGTTACTCTGCTGGAAAATTACAAGGAGATGTACGAACCGGAAG ACGACAGCAGCAGTGACGCCCACGGCGAAGGCAGCATGAGCCGGAAGGCAGCAGAGTCCCCGCCACCACACGCCGCCTGCTGCA GTGACCGGGACTGGGACCAGGACTGGGACCGAGACTGGGAGCCAGCCCGCGAGCGGGAGCACCGGAGGGGCCGAAGCAGGGACCGCGAGTTCCGGGCCCGCTGGCCGTACGCCCGGAGCCCCAGCAGCA GGTTTCATCAGCGGGATCTTTCCCTCCCTCTGATGGAGAAAGTGGCTTTTGCAAAGGAAAGAGAGCACAAGCGTCGGGACTCCGTGATGGATTATGAGACGAGATCGCAG GATGCGGTGTCGTACCAGGATGTGGTGGCCCTCACCGAGGACCGGAAGCCCCAGAACCCGGTTCAGGACAACATGGAGAACTACCGGAAGCTGCTCTCACTGG GGGTTCAGCTTGCCGAGGACGATGGCCACTCGCACATGACCCAGGGCCACTCGTCAAGGTCAAAGAGAAGTGCCTACCCGAGCACCAGTCGAG GTCTGAAAAGTATGCCTGAAACCAAAAAGTCAGCCCATCGGCGGGGGATCTGTGAAGATGAATCTTCCCACGGGGTGATAATGGAAAAGTTCATCAAGGACGTTTCGCGCAACTCCAGATCAGGAAGGGCAAGGGAACCCGGCGATCGGCTGCAGAGGTTCCCCAGGAGGCCAGACAGTGACTGGAAGGAAGTTCCATTCAACAAGAGGGAGTCAGTGATTCAGGAAAGGGGCCATGAAGGGAATGCCTTTGGGGGAGGAGGCTTTAATCTGAACTCAAACCTTGTTTCCAGAAAGAGAGTTGTTGAGAGAAAAAGGCGCTATCATTTTGACACAGACGGGAAGGGCTCCGTGCACGGTCGGAGAGGTGGCGCAAGGAAGCGGCCCTTCGAGCGCAGCGAGGTGAGGAAGGCCGCGAGTGGGAGCGGCCTTAGCGCGCCGCCCGTCCCCCAGTCGCAGCCCTTCGACTTCGGGGCGACGCCCTATGTGTGTGATGAGTGCGGGAGGTCCTTCAGTGTGATTTCGGGGTTTGTGGAGCATCAGATCACGCACACCAGGGAGAATCTGTATGAGTACGGCGAGTCCTTTCTTCATAGTGTGGCCGTCAGTGAGGTTCAGAAAAGGCAGGCGGGAGGGAAACGCTTTGAATGTAAGGAGTGTGGGGAAAGCTTCAATAAGAGCGCCGCCCTGGCCGAGCATCGGAAAATGCACGCTAGAGATTGCCTTGCGGGGCGTAAGGCCGAGGAGTCCGAGGAGCACTTCATGCCCAGCCCAACCTTCCGTGAGCTCCAGAAGATATACGGGAAAGATAAGTTCTATGAATGCCGGGTGTGCAAGGAAACCTTCCTTCATAGTTCCGCCCTGATCGAGCACCAGAAAACCCACGGCCGGGATGACAAAGGGAACGAGCGTGGGGGAGCCTTCAAACCCAGCCCGGTGCCTAACGAGCTTCAGAAGATGTATGGGAAAGAGAAAATGTACGAGTGCAAGGTGTGCGGGGAGACCTTCCATCACAGCGCGTCCCTGAAAGAGCACCACAGGATCCACACCCGAGGAAACCCGTTTGAAAACAAGGGCAAAGTGTGTGAGGAAACCTTCATTCCCGGTCAGTCCCTTAAAAGACGCCAGAAAACCTACCCAACAGAGAAGGCCTACGACTTCAAAGATGGCGGGGATGCCTTTAGGCAGAACTCAGACCTCATCGAGCATCAGAGAGTTCATTCTCGGAAGAACCTCTTTGAAGGCCGGGGCTACGAGAAGCCTGTCATTCACAGTGTGTCCTTCCCCGAATCTCAGAAGAGTCACACTATAACAAGGCCACCCGAGGACGAGGACGACGAGAAAGCATTCACTGTCAGCTCCAGTCCTGACGACAGCCGGGAAGCCCCGTCCTACGAGAGGAACCCCTATGAGAGGTCTTTCATTCACAGCTCAGCCTTCTCGGGGGCTCAGAAAAGTCACGGCAAACCGAGAGTGATAGCGGAGGCGACCATTCGGAGCTCAGGTGCCACGGAACATCAGAAAGCCCACGCTGGGGAGAGTACGTCTGAAAGAAAGGGGTACGAGAGGTCCGTCATCCACAGCCTAGCCGCTTTCAAGCCGCCCCGTGGCCGCGGTGGAAGTGAGCTCCTGGGCTGTGATGAGCAGCGGGAGTGCTCCGCTTTCCTCGCGGGCCCTTGTGGGCAGCCTCAGGAGACCCCCGCCCGAGAGAGCCCCTGGGCAGGGGCTCCGAACAGCGTCTTCAAGGGCTCTGTTGGCCACGGCGCGTCGCACGGCGCAGTTCACGACAGTCTCGCTGGGGAGGGCCCCAGTGGGTGGAAGCAGGATGGTGGGCCGCCTGCTCCCAGGCCAGCTGTGCGCGAGCATCATCAGAAGGCTCGCGCTAAGAAGAAGAACATCGAGCGCAGAATTCACGAGGCCTCCGTAATCCGTGCCCTGCGCTGCGGCGAGCCGCAGATGCGTCGCCCGAGAGAGAAGTTCCATGGGTGCCCGCAGTGTGCAGAGTCCTTTGGGCGCAGCTCCGACCTCACTGAGCATCAGCAGATTCATGACAGGAAGCGGCTCTGTGGCGGTGAGAACTACATGCGGTCTGTCATCCGCAGCTCAGCCGCCACTGAGCCTCAGAGCGGTTACGCGGGCCAGTCGGTGCACACAGCTTATGCAGGACCACCCGCCCAGACCAGTTACGCCGAAGCGCCAGCTCAGACCAGTTACTCTGAACCACCAGCTCAGACCAGTTACGCTGAACCGCCAGCTCAGACCAGTTACGCTGAACCACCCGCTCAGACCAGTTACGCTGAACCGCCAGCTCAGACCAGTTACGCTGAACCACCCGCTCAGACCAGTTACGCCGAAGCACCCGCTCAGACCAGTTACGCCGAAGCGCCCGCTCAGACCAGTTACGCCGAAGCGCCAGCTCAGACCAGTTACGCTGAACCACCAGCTCAGACCAGTTACGCTGAACCACCAGCTCAGACCAGTTACTCTGAACCACCAGCTCAGACCAGTTACTCTGAACCACCAGCTCAGACCAGTTACGCTGAACCACCAGCTCAGACCAGTTACTCTGAACCACCAGCTCAGACCAGTTACTCTGAACCACCAGCTCAGACCAGTTACTCTGAACCACCAGCTCAGACCAGTTACGCCGAAGCACCAGCTCAGACCAGTTACGCCGAAGCACCAGCTCAGACCAGTTGCCCTGAACCACCAGCTCAGACCAGTTACGCCGAAGCACCAGCTCAGACCAGTTACGCCGAAGCACCAGCTCAGGCCAGTTACGCTGCAGCACCAGCTCAGACCAGTTGCCCTGAAGCACCAGCTCAGACCAGTTGCCCTGAAGCACCAGCTCAGACCAGTTACGCTGAAGCACCAGCTCAGGCCAGTTACGCTGCAGCACCAGCTCAGACCAGTTGCCCTGAAGCACCAGCTCAGACCAGTTACGCTGCAGCACCAGCTCAGACCGGTTGCCCTGAAGCACCAGCTCAGACCAGTTACGCTGAGCAGCCAGTCCGCAATGAATGTAAGGATTGTGGGGAGTGTTTTGCCACCGTCGAGGAGCTTGGCATACATCAGAAAATCTATGCCCGAGAGAAATTCCATGGTGGGGAGCTGTTTGGAGACTCTGTGATTCAGGGTGTGGGCCTTGATGGACTTCGGCAGGAAGGGCCAGACGAGCCGGATGAGGCGGAAGACACCATCTATGGGTGTAAGGACTGCGGGCTGGGCTTCGCGGATCGCACAGACCTCAAGGACCATCAGAAAGTTCACGGCAGAGAGTACCTCGTCGACAGCCGCGAGGACGCGCGTTCTGTGACGCGCCCCCGTTCTGTCAGTGAGGATCAGAGAGATCACATCGGAGAGCAGCTCTATGAGTGCCCAGCGTGTGGGGAGTCTTTCGTTCATAGCTCCTTCCTTTTCGAGCATCAGAAGATCCACGAGCAAGACCAGGTTTATGGCCCCAGGAGGTACGATGAGCCCTTTATGCAGCCCTTGGTCATTAGCCCGCAGCGGCCTCGCGCCCCACAGAAGAGTCCTCCTGCTGGGACATCCCTGCAGTGCCAAGTGTGCGGACGAGACTTCATCCACGGCTCCGTCCTTAACGAACACATGAGAGTCCACGCTGGAGACAGCCTGCTGGAGCAGGGCCAGGGAAGCACCGATGCGGTCAGCCCAGGCTCGGCCCCCACAGACCTTCAGAGAGACCAGGCCAAGGACAAGCACCACGAGTGTAAGACCTGTGGAGAATCCTTCCTCAGCCAGGCAGACCTTCGGGAGCACGTGAGGATTCACGAGAAGGATGAGCCCTATGACTACGGGGCCACCTTCGTCCACACCTCCTTCCTCACCGAGCCCCCCAAGAGAGATTCACCCTTCTATGAGTGCAAGGACTGCGGGAAGTCCTTCATCCACAACACAGTCCTCACGAAGCATCAGAAGCTGCACCTCgaggaagaggaagcagcagCCGCCGCCCAGGAAGTGGAAGCCAACGTCCTCGTCCCACGGGAAGTTCTGCGGATCCAGGGATCAAATGTGGAGGCTGCAGAGCCGGAGGTGGAGGCTGCAGAGCCAGAGGTGGAGGCCGCCGAGCCCAACGTGGAGGCCGCCGAGCCCAACGGAGAGGCCGAGGGGCCGGAGGGGGAGGCCGCCGAGCCCAACGGGGAGGCCGGACAGCCCAACGGGGAGGCCGAGCAGCCCAACGGGGATGCTGATGAACCGGACGGGGCAGGGATCGAAGACCCAGAGGAAAGAGCCGAAGAGCCGGAGGGAGACGCAGATGAGCCGGACGGTGCAGGGATTGAGGACCCAGAAGAGGAAGGTGACGGCCAGGAGATCCAAGTGGAAGAGCCCTACTATGACTGCAGGGAGTGCGGAGAGACCTTCACCTCCAACTCGGCCTACGGGGAGCACCTGAAAACCCACGCCAGGGTGATAATATTCGAGCCTGGAAGCGTCTACGGGGAAAGCTCCCACTACACCGAGCACGCCAGCACCAGCAGCAGTGACAGCGGCCGGGCTGATGACAAGTACTTCAAGTGTGACGTCTGTGGGCAGGTCTTCACCGACCGCCTGTCCCTGGCCAGGCACCAGAACACACACACCGGCTGA